In one Bosea sp. RAC05 genomic region, the following are encoded:
- a CDS encoding DUF6538 domain-containing protein produces the protein MVLSMARPFKHPKTGVYWFRKAVPKDLRAVLGKREELRTLRTKDPAEARTLHAKVAAEVERHWQALRSPAVALTQKEVIALAGVFYRELTTQLADEPGEPTIWDHWLRLDREAREAGKMEQWFGPSVDLLLAQHGLNIDAPSRARLLVAVSEASRQAGEQLKRNAEGDYSPDPKASRFPEWKPNEVPKSTGGTGGKASLTGILADWWREAQATGRKPSTYESYSNTVDNFVAFLGHDDATRVTSEDVVGFKDHRLASVNPRTGKPISAKTVKDSDLSGLKTLFGWAVTNKRLASNPAEGITIKLGKRKVTRPKGFTDDEAEALLKAADAHEQGSERPKTFAAKKWVPWLCAYTGARVGEVAQLRKEDVRQVSGHWVIHISPEAGTVKTDQARDVVLHEHLVAKGFPEFAQDSRDGHLFLTPAKDGDVLGPLQGVKNRLAEAARETVTDPRVQPNHGWRHRFKTVARSVGMDGRVVDAIQGHAPRTAGDDYGDVTVAAMALAMAKFPRQV, from the coding sequence ATGGTCCTATCGATGGCGCGACCGTTCAAGCATCCCAAGACTGGCGTCTACTGGTTTCGGAAGGCGGTTCCCAAGGACCTCCGGGCAGTCCTTGGTAAGCGGGAAGAGCTTCGCACGCTCCGTACCAAAGACCCCGCCGAGGCCCGGACATTGCACGCCAAGGTCGCCGCTGAGGTCGAAAGGCATTGGCAAGCCCTGCGCTCACCGGCAGTGGCTCTCACGCAAAAGGAAGTGATCGCGCTCGCGGGCGTGTTCTACCGCGAGTTGACGACGCAGTTGGCGGACGAGCCCGGAGAGCCGACCATCTGGGATCACTGGCTGCGTCTCGACAGAGAGGCACGGGAGGCCGGGAAGATGGAGCAGTGGTTTGGCCCCTCCGTCGATCTTCTGTTAGCGCAGCATGGCCTCAACATCGACGCCCCCTCGCGGGCCCGGCTCCTCGTCGCAGTCAGCGAAGCCTCTCGGCAGGCCGGCGAGCAACTGAAGCGCAACGCTGAGGGGGATTACAGCCCCGACCCGAAGGCTTCCCGCTTCCCCGAGTGGAAACCGAACGAAGTCCCGAAATCCACAGGTGGGACCGGCGGTAAGGCCAGCTTGACCGGCATCCTCGCGGACTGGTGGCGGGAGGCGCAGGCGACAGGCCGCAAGCCCAGCACATATGAGAGCTACAGCAACACGGTGGACAACTTCGTCGCCTTCCTCGGCCACGACGATGCTACGCGGGTGACATCAGAGGATGTCGTCGGCTTCAAGGATCACCGGCTGGCCTCAGTCAATCCGAGAACTGGCAAGCCGATCTCCGCGAAGACCGTGAAGGACAGCGACCTTTCCGGGCTCAAGACCCTGTTCGGCTGGGCTGTTACCAACAAGCGCCTTGCGAGCAACCCTGCCGAGGGCATCACAATCAAGCTCGGGAAGCGGAAAGTGACGCGACCGAAGGGCTTCACCGATGACGAAGCCGAGGCGCTGCTGAAGGCGGCTGACGCGCACGAGCAGGGGAGTGAGCGCCCAAAGACCTTCGCCGCCAAGAAGTGGGTGCCGTGGCTGTGCGCCTATACGGGGGCCCGCGTCGGGGAAGTGGCGCAGCTCCGCAAGGAGGATGTGCGGCAGGTCTCCGGCCATTGGGTGATCCACATCAGCCCGGAAGCAGGGACCGTGAAGACGGATCAGGCGAGGGATGTCGTCTTGCACGAGCACCTTGTAGCCAAGGGGTTCCCGGAGTTCGCGCAGGACAGCAGGGACGGGCACCTGTTCCTTACCCCGGCGAAGGATGGCGACGTGCTTGGCCCGCTTCAGGGCGTTAAGAACCGCCTTGCGGAGGCCGCACGGGAAACCGTGACCGACCCCAGAGTTCAGCCGAACCACGGCTGGCGACATCGGTTCAAGACGGTCGCCCGTTCTGTCGGCATGGACGGCCGGGTGGTCGATGCCATCCAAGGCCACGCCCCGAGGACCGCAGGGGACGACTATGGAGACGTGACGGTGGCCGCTATGGCGCTGGCAATGGCGAAGTTCCCGAGGCAGGTCTGA
- a CDS encoding type II toxin-antitoxin system HipA family toxin, with translation MPQAYVYITLPGATAAITAGRFEHAIDRNGVVAGRFVYGRRYRARADAVEIDPVELRLGRAGYETVRLNGVFGALRDAGPDYWGRRVIEKHAGLGPMGELDYLLHSPDDRAGALGFGLGVEPPAPAREFNKTWDLEKLQALADALLADEAPRDAAQVEELLLLGTSMGGARPKVVVESEDALWLAKFNRVDDRWNMARVEHATLRLARQCGLQTAESQITRIGGRDVLLVKRFDRTRVEDGYARARMVSALTLLETDETPEGRARWSYVLLVETLRRISERPAADARELFRRMVFNALVSNIDDHPRNHAAIAPDSGWRLSPAYDLTPTPSIGEERRDLAMACGAQGRFANAANLLSECRRFLLTPDEAKALVDEMTTVVAHEWYATARACGVSEADCEAIHRAYVYPGFSLKAQPGGQAAL, from the coding sequence ATGCCACAGGCCTATGTCTACATCACGCTCCCGGGCGCCACGGCGGCGATCACCGCCGGTCGCTTCGAGCATGCGATCGACCGGAATGGCGTCGTTGCGGGCCGTTTCGTCTATGGCCGGCGCTATCGCGCGCGCGCGGACGCCGTCGAGATCGATCCGGTCGAGTTGCGCCTCGGTCGCGCCGGCTATGAGACGGTCCGTCTGAACGGTGTCTTCGGCGCGCTGCGGGACGCCGGGCCGGACTACTGGGGTCGCCGGGTGATCGAGAAGCACGCCGGGCTCGGGCCTATGGGCGAGCTCGACTACCTGTTGCACTCGCCGGATGATCGCGCTGGCGCCTTGGGTTTTGGCCTCGGCGTCGAGCCGCCCGCGCCTGCGCGCGAATTCAACAAGACCTGGGACCTGGAAAAGCTGCAGGCGCTCGCCGACGCGCTGCTCGCTGACGAGGCCCCTCGCGACGCCGCGCAGGTCGAGGAACTGCTGCTGCTCGGCACCTCGATGGGCGGCGCCCGGCCCAAGGTCGTGGTCGAGAGCGAGGACGCGCTCTGGCTCGCCAAGTTCAACCGCGTGGACGACCGCTGGAACATGGCGCGGGTCGAGCACGCCACGCTCCGGCTTGCCCGCCAATGTGGCCTGCAGACGGCCGAGTCGCAGATCACCAGGATCGGCGGCCGCGACGTGCTGCTCGTCAAGCGCTTCGACCGCACGCGCGTCGAGGACGGCTACGCCCGGGCCCGGATGGTCAGCGCCTTGACCCTACTCGAGACCGACGAGACGCCCGAGGGACGGGCGCGCTGGTCCTATGTGCTGCTGGTCGAGACCCTCCGCCGGATCAGCGAGCGCCCCGCCGCCGACGCCCGCGAGCTGTTCCGTCGCATGGTGTTCAACGCGCTCGTCTCCAACATCGACGATCACCCGCGCAACCACGCGGCCATCGCGCCGGATTCAGGTTGGCGCCTTTCGCCGGCCTACGACCTGACGCCGACGCCTTCGATCGGAGAGGAACGGCGCGACCTCGCCATGGCCTGCGGCGCCCAAGGCCGGTTCGCCAACGCGGCCAACCTGCTGAGCGAATGCCGCCGGTTTCTGCTCACCCCGGACGAGGCGAAAGCGCTGGTCGATGAGATGACCACGGTCGTGGCCCACGAATGGTACGCAACGGCCCGCGCTTGCGGTGTCAGCGAGGCCGACTGCGAGGCAATCCATCGCGCCTATGTCTATCCGGGCTTTTCTCTTAAGGCTCAGCCGGGCGGCCAAGCAGCCTTATAA
- a CDS encoding helix-turn-helix domain-containing protein: MIQALGGAYMRRGHLLSTPPYEVETALKRLGATLRTARLRRNITLAEVAQRIGASREVVGEAEHGKPSTSIAIYTALLWSYGLLDRLASLADPATDDEGLRLASLRERRHASTPQPLDDDF, from the coding sequence ATGATCCAGGCCCTTGGAGGAGCCTATATGCGTCGCGGTCATCTGTTGAGCACCCCGCCCTACGAGGTGGAGACGGCTTTGAAGCGCCTGGGCGCGACCCTGCGCACCGCGCGCCTGCGCCGGAACATCACGCTCGCCGAGGTCGCCCAGCGCATAGGCGCGAGTCGCGAGGTGGTCGGCGAGGCTGAGCACGGCAAGCCGTCCACCAGCATCGCCATATATACCGCACTTCTATGGTCCTACGGCCTGCTCGATCGCCTGGCATCGCTCGCCGACCCCGCCACGGATGACGAAGGCCTTCGCCTGGCGAGCCTGCGCGAGCGACGCCACGCCAGCACGCCCCAGCCCCTCGATGACGACTTCTGA
- a CDS encoding Bug family tripartite tricarboxylate transporter substrate binding protein has protein sequence MAQRSVRIVIGLLGAFWLGLASGAGAQSYPDRPIKLVMPFGPGSASDTIARIVADRLGEQLGQRVLVENRAGAGGNIGTQAVAKAEPDGYTLIFAAPGPFVLNPSLGGVPYDPEKDFELISPVATLVNVLVVNPAKVPVANVREFIAHVKKQPGAISYSSVGLGSSQHLAAAYFDIVAGTKMVHVPYRSGSQIALDLVSGDVPVSFQLIPNVVAQLQAGQVKPLAVTTTTRSKALPDVPTMAEAGVANYESYAWFGLAAPKGTPATVLERLSREVRTAVADAAVQKRLIDIGVEPFSSSPAEFKAFVASELAKWSGIIKEAGITSN, from the coding sequence ATGGCGCAAAGGTCGGTTCGGATTGTCATCGGACTGCTTGGAGCCTTCTGGCTCGGGCTGGCGTCTGGCGCGGGCGCGCAAAGCTATCCGGACCGGCCGATCAAGCTCGTCATGCCTTTCGGCCCCGGCAGCGCCAGCGACACGATCGCGCGCATCGTCGCAGACAGGCTCGGCGAACAGCTCGGCCAGCGCGTCCTGGTCGAGAACCGGGCCGGCGCCGGCGGGAACATCGGGACCCAGGCCGTCGCCAAGGCGGAGCCGGACGGCTACACGCTGATCTTCGCCGCGCCGGGGCCCTTCGTGCTCAACCCCTCGCTTGGCGGCGTGCCCTACGATCCCGAGAAGGATTTCGAGCTGATCTCGCCGGTGGCGACGCTGGTCAACGTGCTTGTCGTCAACCCGGCCAAGGTGCCGGTGGCGAACGTCCGGGAGTTCATCGCGCATGTGAAGAAGCAGCCGGGCGCGATCAGCTATTCCTCGGTCGGTCTTGGCTCGTCGCAGCATCTGGCGGCGGCCTATTTCGACATCGTCGCCGGGACGAAGATGGTGCATGTGCCCTATCGCTCGGGCAGCCAGATCGCGCTGGATCTCGTCTCCGGCGACGTGCCGGTGAGCTTCCAGCTGATCCCCAACGTCGTCGCGCAACTGCAGGCCGGGCAGGTCAAACCGCTGGCCGTCACCACCACGACGCGCAGCAAGGCCCTACCCGACGTGCCGACCATGGCGGAGGCCGGGGTCGCCAACTACGAATCCTATGCCTGGTTCGGACTGGCCGCGCCCAAGGGCACGCCCGCGACGGTGCTGGAGAGGCTGAGCAGGGAGGTCCGGACGGCGGTGGCGGACGCCGCGGTCCAGAAACGGCTCATCGATATCGGGGTGGAGCCCTTCAGCTCGTCGCCGGCCGAGTTCAAGGCCTTCGTCGCGTCCGAGCTCGCGAAATGGTCGGGCATCATCAAGGAAGCCGGAATCACCTCCAACTGA